The following proteins come from a genomic window of Streptomyces liliiviolaceus:
- a CDS encoding chaplin, whose product MSRIAKAAVVALGTGAVVLSGAGLAMADADAAGTAVGSPGVASGNVVQVPVHIPVNLCGNTVNVIALLNPAFGNQCANISDTHEGYGH is encoded by the coding sequence ATGTCTCGCATCGCGAAGGCAGCCGTCGTCGCTCTCGGCACGGGTGCCGTTGTGCTCAGTGGTGCCGGTCTGGCCATGGCGGACGCGGACGCCGCGGGCACGGCCGTCGGCTCGCCCGGCGTGGCGTCGGGCAACGTCGTCCAGGTTCCGGTCCACATCCCGGTCAACCTCTGCGGCAACACCGTGAACGTCATCGCCCTGCTGAACCCGGCATTCGGCAACCAGTGCGCCAACATCAGCGACACCCACGAGGGTTACGGCCACTGA
- a CDS encoding serine/threonine-protein kinase: MNAPGDMIDGRFELVARLGSGGMGTVWRARDSVLHREVALKAVRHDAAASEAVRERVLREARALARVSHPNVVMIHHIVNDDPHPWLVMELVEGVSLQERLTDGPLSPTEAARLGRQVLGALRAADAAGVQHRDVKPANILLRADGSAVLTDFGIAALQGSTALTATGELIGSPEYIAPERIRGNDDDPASDLWSLGLVLYVCVEGVSPLRRGTTLATLAAVLDDALPPPVRSGPLAPVLQVLLVRDPAARPDAARLDAMLAQVESGATPDWALPTTTAPLPPGPTTPPAGAPGVPAGAPGEEPTRVGDDRQSGHEGRGGRAALVATVAVVVVALATAATALVLTLGDQGGGDGKEDGAKGAGAPATTSSSPDSTPSPSSKQSSTPTPKPTAEPSAPGSSPGSSPASGGRWIAQLFSEPVGSGTAARDRRLAAVRKSVPEAVYLRSDDYASLRPGYWVLYAPGPFTDGREALAFCEERGRTTPTTCVGRYASTSAADYKLQCRPPAADPTGFCTRP; the protein is encoded by the coding sequence ATGAACGCACCGGGGGACATGATCGACGGTCGCTTCGAGCTGGTCGCGCGGCTCGGCAGCGGGGGGATGGGCACGGTGTGGCGGGCGCGGGACAGCGTGCTGCACCGGGAGGTCGCCCTGAAGGCCGTACGGCACGACGCGGCGGCCTCGGAAGCCGTCCGCGAACGCGTGCTGCGGGAGGCACGGGCGCTGGCCCGGGTCAGCCACCCGAACGTGGTGATGATCCATCACATCGTGAACGACGACCCGCACCCCTGGCTCGTGATGGAGCTGGTCGAAGGCGTCTCGCTCCAGGAGCGGCTCACCGACGGCCCGTTGTCGCCCACGGAGGCCGCCCGGCTGGGCCGCCAGGTGCTCGGCGCCCTGCGCGCCGCCGACGCGGCCGGGGTGCAGCACCGGGACGTCAAACCCGCCAACATCCTGCTGCGCGCCGACGGCTCCGCGGTCCTCACCGACTTCGGCATCGCGGCGCTCCAGGGTTCCACCGCCCTGACGGCGACCGGCGAACTCATCGGCTCACCCGAGTACATCGCCCCCGAGCGGATCCGCGGCAACGACGACGACCCGGCGTCCGACCTCTGGTCCCTGGGGCTCGTCCTGTACGTGTGCGTGGAGGGCGTCAGTCCGCTGCGCCGCGGAACGACCCTGGCCACCCTGGCCGCCGTGCTCGACGACGCCCTGCCCCCGCCGGTGCGCTCCGGCCCGCTGGCACCCGTGCTCCAGGTCCTGCTCGTACGGGATCCGGCGGCCCGCCCCGACGCGGCACGCCTGGACGCGATGCTGGCGCAGGTCGAATCGGGTGCGACGCCGGACTGGGCCCTGCCGACGACGACCGCCCCGCTGCCGCCGGGCCCCACGACGCCCCCGGCCGGCGCCCCGGGCGTCCCGGCCGGCGCCCCAGGAGAAGAACCGACGCGTGTCGGGGACGACCGCCAGTCCGGGCACGAAGGACGCGGAGGGCGTGCCGCCCTCGTCGCCACCGTCGCCGTCGTCGTGGTCGCCCTCGCGACCGCCGCGACCGCTCTGGTGCTCACTCTGGGCGACCAGGGAGGCGGCGACGGCAAGGAGGACGGCGCCAAGGGCGCCGGGGCCCCCGCCACCACGTCGTCCTCGCCGGACTCCACGCCCTCACCGTCCTCGAAGCAGTCGTCGACGCCCACTCCGAAGCCCACGGCCGAGCCGTCCGCCCCCGGGTCCTCCCCCGGCTCCTCGCCCGCCTCCGGAGGCCGGTGGATCGCCCAGCTCTTCTCCGAACCGGTCGGCTCCGGCACCGCCGCCCGGGACCGGCGGCTCGCCGCCGTGCGCAAGTCCGTCCCCGAGGCCGTCTACCTCCGCAGCGACGACTACGCGTCCCTGCGCCCGGGTTACTGGGTCCTGTACGCGCCGGGCCCCTTCACCGACGGCCGCGAGGCCCTGGCCTTCTGCGAGGAGCGCGGCAGGACCACGCCGACCACGTGCGTCGGCCGGTACGCCAGCACGAGCGCGGCCGACTACAAGCTCCAGTGCCGCCCCCCGGCCGCCGACCCGACGGGCTTCTGCACCCGCCCGTGA
- a CDS encoding DUF4365 domain-containing protein, producing MLDAKQHQGKFGEDYVRVLASAAGLIVVQGDIDADGVDLGFRATGRYGRTLSPTVEAQIKTWSKPSVSSGHLNFRGLNERQFNKLAGPDFTVPRFLFVICVPADNQAYAAMRTDGVMLRHLGYFVSLRAEEPIKDPDRRRRRPVRVPTANVLTAASLRRLAETQSDW from the coding sequence GTGCTCGATGCGAAGCAGCATCAGGGCAAGTTCGGCGAAGACTACGTCCGTGTGCTGGCCTCTGCGGCAGGGCTGATCGTCGTGCAGGGCGATATCGACGCGGACGGGGTCGACCTCGGGTTCCGCGCCACCGGCCGCTACGGACGGACGCTGTCACCCACTGTCGAGGCTCAGATCAAGACATGGTCGAAGCCGTCCGTGTCGTCCGGCCACCTGAACTTCCGCGGGCTCAACGAGCGGCAGTTCAACAAGCTCGCCGGCCCCGACTTCACCGTGCCCCGGTTTCTGTTCGTCATCTGCGTCCCCGCCGACAACCAGGCGTACGCGGCCATGCGCACCGACGGTGTGATGCTCCGTCACCTCGGCTACTTCGTCTCGCTTCGCGCCGAGGAGCCGATCAAGGACCCCGACCGTCGCCGAAGGCGTCCGGTCAGAGTTCCGACGGCGAACGTGCTCACCGCCGCCTCGTTGCGCCGGCTCGCCGAGACGCAGTCCGACTGGTAG